The Rhodocytophaga rosea genome has a segment encoding these proteins:
- a CDS encoding lysozyme inhibitor LprI family protein — protein sequence MKCLFSTVVLLGVATLTFGQTSESSSNDTHPIEKRFADCLEKEEGQTTMGMMECAGKARDEWDKELNKYYKLLMGVLSAAEKTKLQQAQRKWIEYRDTENAFSGEMYYNMEGTMWRITAVERQVELVKERALTLQSYYETLKESK from the coding sequence AGGTGTAGCAACCCTGACCTTCGGGCAAACATCAGAAAGTTCTTCAAATGATACTCACCCCATTGAGAAGCGGTTTGCTGACTGCCTGGAAAAAGAAGAAGGACAGACCACAATGGGTATGATGGAATGTGCAGGAAAAGCGAGAGACGAATGGGACAAAGAGTTAAACAAATATTATAAGTTACTCATGGGTGTGCTGAGTGCTGCAGAAAAAACAAAACTTCAACAGGCGCAACGAAAATGGATTGAATACCGCGATACGGAAAATGCCTTTTCAGGGGAAATGTATTATAATATGGAAGGCACCATGTGGAGAATCACTGCTGTTGAAAGACAAGTAGAACTAGTCAAAGAACGGGCCTTAACCCTACAGAGCTACTACGAAACGCTGAAAGAGAGTAAGTAA